The sequence CATCCAGGACGACAAGGACGTGGAGGTTTGGAATCGCCTGACCTCCAACTTCTGGCTCCCGGAGAAGGTGCCGCTGTCCAATGACATCCAGTCCTGGGCCACGCTGTCCGAGGATGAGAAGACCCTCACTATGCGGGTCTTCACCGGGCTGACCCTGCTGGACACCATCCAGGGCACCGTGGGCGCCGTCTCCCTCATCGCGGACTCGCTGACCACCCACGAGGAGGCCGTCTACACGAACATCGCGTTCATGGAGTCGGTGCACGCCAAGAGCTATTCCTCGATCTTCTCCACGCTCGCCAACACCAAGGAGATCGACGACGCGTTCCGTTGGTCCCAGGAGAACGCCAACCTGCAGAAGAAGGCCCGGATCATCCTGGACTACTACCACGGTGACGATCCGCTGAAGAAGAAGGTGGCCTCCACCATCCTGGAGTCCTTCCTGTTCTACTCGGGCTTCTACCTGCCCATGTACTGGTCCTCCCGTGCCAAGCTGACCAACACCGCGGACCTGATCCGTCTCA comes from Citricoccus muralis and encodes:
- the nrdF gene encoding class 1b ribonucleoside-diphosphate reductase subunit beta translates to MADAVKTLETVEAINWNRIQDDKDVEVWNRLTSNFWLPEKVPLSNDIQSWATLSEDEKTLTMRVFTGLTLLDTIQGTVGAVSLIADSLTTHEEAVYTNIAFMESVHAKSYSSIFSTLANTKEIDDAFRWSQENANLQKKARIILDYYHGDDPLKKKVASTILESFLFYSGFYLPMYWSSRAKLTNTADLIRLIIRDEAVHGYYIGYKYQRGLENESAERQQELKDYTFELMFELYENEVQYTHDLYDSVGLAEDVKKFLNYNANKALMNLGYEGMFPSAVTDVNPAILSALSPNADENHDFFSGSGSSYVIGKAETTEDNDWDF